Proteins encoded together in one Cryptococcus tetragattii IND107 chromosome 14, whole genome shotgun sequence window:
- a CDS encoding allantoinase, protein MPSQTILAPQAILPDSLRPQPATIVFDTDSGIITSVTLGIHQGKGEADVWKIGEEKVLLPGLIDTHVHLNQPGRTAWEGFRTGTLAAISGGITTLIDMPLNSIPPTTTLSGLATKKASAKEVGVSCDLGFWGGIVPGNEGELRGLWDGGVKGFKCFLIESGVEEFPCVEEQDIIKACDALKGTDALIMFHAELDAPTHTHTHATHPTSTDPSEYSTFLESRPQQWEISALQLVLRIARSYPDLRFHIVHLSASDAVPLLQSALLGDGDTSPLKNLTVETCFHYLCLQDTDIPPNATQFKCCPPIRDESNRLKLIDALLDGTIQYVVSDHSPCVPELKKGDFTSAWGGVSGLGLGLSLLWTELGVGVGGRGRGRVELGQIVEWMGGVQAKQVGLQGKKGVLQKGAVADFVVFDPHATFEVTAETLRFKNKVSPYIGKTLTGVVEKTYLGGKLVWDHGRESNETLGKFV, encoded by the exons ATGCCCTCACAAACGATCCTCGCACCCCAAGCCATCCTTCCGGACAGCCTCCGCCCTCAGCCTGCCACTATCGTATTCGATACCGATTCTGGGATCATTACTTCTGTGACTCTTGGTATTCACCAAGGTAAAGGAGAAGCCGATGTGTGGAAAATCGGGGAGGAAAAAGTCTTGCTTCCCGGTCTTATCGA CACACACGTCCACCTCAACCAACCCGGCCGTACCGCCTGGGAAGGTTTCCGTACCGGCACACTTGCCGCCATTTCCGGCGGTATCACCACGCTTATCGACATGCCTCTCAATTCTATCCCTCCTACCACCACGCTCTCTGGCCTCGCTACTAAAAAGGCTTCCGCCAAAGAGGTCGGGGTGAGCTGCGATTTGGGGTTTTGGGGTGGGATTGTCCCCGGGAATGAGGGAGAGTTGAGGGGACTTTGGGACGGAGGGGTAAAGGGGTTTAAATGTTTTCTGATTGAGTCGGGTGTCGAG GAGTTTCCATGTGTTGAGGAACAAGATATAATCAAAGCATGCGATGCTCTAAAA GGTACCGACGCCCTTATCATGTTCCACGCCGAGCTCGACGCTCCCACCCATACCCACACCCATGCCACGCACCCCACATCGACCGACCCATCGGAATACTCTACATTCCTCGAATCACGTCCTCAACAATGGGAAATCTCTGCTCTCCAACTTGTTCTCCGTATCGCCCGATCTTACCCCGACTTACGGTTCCACATCGTCCATCTCTCCGCTTCCGATGCCGTGCCCCTCCTCCAATCTGCCCTCTTGGGTGACGGCGATACCAGCCCCCTAAAGAATCTGACGGTGGAGACATGTTTCCACTATCTCTGCCTTCAAGACACTGACATCCCACCGAACGCTACCCAATTCAAATGCTGCCCGCCTATCCGTGACGAATCCAACCGCCTAAAACTGATCGACGCGTTATTGGACGGCACGATCCAATACGTCGTATCGGACCATTCGCCCTGTGTGCCCGAGTTGAAAAAGGGGGATTTCACATCTGCCTGGGGGGGCGTATCCGGTCTAGGACTCGGACTTTCCCTCTTGTGGACGGAATTGGGAGTGGGGgtgggagggagagggagagggagagtggAGTTGGGGCAGATTGTAGAATGGATGGGTGGGGTGCAAGCAAAGCAAGTGGGGTTacaagggaagaagggggtGTTGCAAAAAGGGGCAGTAGCGGATTTTGTCGTGTTTGACCCGCATGCCACGTTTGAGGTTACGGCT GAGACATTACGGTTCAAGAACAAAGTATCTCCATACATCGGCAAAACCCTCACCGGCGTTGTCGAAAAGACGTACCTCGGCGGCAAGTTGGTCTGGGACCATGGCAGGGAGAGCAACGAGACCCTTGGGAAGTTTGTCTAG
- a CDS encoding DNA-binding protein, 42 kDa, which yields MSAPAVDLKKPVQEPQTEKEVQKGLSDDALTKYTSAGQALGEVLKKLIPQITPGKKVLDLCIEGDKLVAEAVAPLWNKPKNGIKVVKGSAFPTSISVNNVVSHVSPLPSDPEIELKDGDVVKIMLGIHLDGYPVTHAETIHLSSKTDGLAADVIKAAYDAAQLAMRTLKAGAKNWDVTEVVDKAVKSYDCVAVEGMLSCQHEKNVTDGKKRVLLNPSPELRRDHETATFDEGEVYGVDVLVVTGTNGKAKADPSRTSIYKRGDTNYQLKMKTSRAVFSEIQKKAGAFPFTLRALDDEKRARMGVQEAVAHGLLKPYDIVQTAPGTLVAEFFFTIALLPAGPLLLSPTPAWYSADKVASSKSLQDEELKNLIAQPLRAPKKKKKAAKEESQA from the exons ATGTCCGCCCCCGCCGTTGACCTCAAGAAGCCCGTCCAGGAGCCTCagacggagaaggaagTCCAAAAAGGTCTTTCCGACGACGC TCTCACCAAGTACACTTCTGCCGGCCAAGCTTTGGGTGAGGTGCTCAAAAAGTTGATTCCCCAGATTACGCCTGGTAAAAAGGTTCTTGACCTCTGTATCGA AGGTGATAAGCTTGTTGCCGAGGCTGTTGCGCCTCTTTGGAACAAGCCGAAGAACGGTATCAAGGTCGTCAAGG GCTCTGCGTTCCCGACATCCATCTCTGTGAACAATGTCGTTTCGCACGTGTCTCCCCTCCCGTCTGACCCCGAGATTGAGCTCAAGGACGGCGATGTGGTCAAGATCATGCTCGGTATCCACCTCGACGGCTACCCCGTGACCCACGCCGAGACTATCCATCTGTCCTCCAAGACGGACGGTCTCGCCGCCGACGTTATCAAGGCGGCATACGACGCTGCTCAACTGGCTATGCGGACCCTGAAAGCGGGTGCGAAGAACTGGGACGTCACCGAGGTGGTGGACAAGGCCGTCAAGTCGTACGACTGTGTGGCGGTGGAGGGCATGCTGTCGTGCCAGCACGAGAAGAATGTGACGGATGGTAAGAAGCGGGTGTTGCTCAACCCATCACCAGAGTTGAGGAGGGACCACGAGACGGCGACGTTTGACGAGGGGGAAGTTTATGGTGTAGATGTCTTGGTCGTCACCGGTACCAACGGCAAG GCCAAGGCGGATCCGTCGCGAACATCCATCTACAAGCGAGGCGATACCAACTACCAgctcaagatgaagacttCGCGAGCCGTGTTTTCCGAGATTCAAAAGAAGGCTGGCGCTTTCCCGTTCACTCTTCGGGCGCTCGATGATGAGAAGCGGGCGAGGATGGGTGTCCAAGAGGCCGTTGCGCACG GTCTTTTGAAGCCTTATGATATTGTCCAAACGGCCCCCGGTACACTCGTCGCCgaattcttcttcacca TCGCGCTTCTCCCCGCTGgacctcttctcttgtcCCCCACCCCCGCATGGTACTCTGC TGACAAGGTTGCATCCTCGAAATCGTtgcaagatgaagagctcAAGAACCTCATTGCGCAACCCCTGCGTGcgcccaagaagaagaagaaggctgccaaggaggagagcCAGGCGTAA